Proteins encoded by one window of Polyodon spathula isolate WHYD16114869_AA chromosome 16, ASM1765450v1, whole genome shotgun sequence:
- the gpr173 gene encoding probable G-protein coupled receptor 173, giving the protein MANASESSEGPSHPLASGSSVVSTYVKLVLLGLIICASLAGNLVVSLLILKDRALHKAPYYFLLDLCLADTIRSAVCFPFVLVSIKNGSAWTYSVLSCKIVAFMAILFCFHAAFMLFCISVTRYMAIAHHRFYSKRMTFWTCVAVVCMVWTLSVAMAFPPVFDVGTYKFIREEDQCIFEHRYFKANDTLGFMLMLAVLILATHVVYMKLLLFEYKHRKMKPVQMVPAISQNWTFHGPGATGQAAANWIAGFGRGPMPPTLLGIRQNVHNQNRRLLGMEEFKAEKRLGRMFYVITLCFLVLWSPYIVACYWRVFVKACTVPHRYLSVAVWMSFAQAGVNPIICFFLNKDLKKGLLAHLPPCCRTKPQLPREPYCVM; this is encoded by the coding sequence ATGGCCAACGCAAGCGAGAGCAGCGAGGGACCCAGCCACCCGCTGGCATCCGGTTCCTCCGTCGTTTCCACATATGTCAAGCTGGTCCTTCTCGGGCTCATCATCTGTGCGAGTCTGGCGGGCAACCTGGTGGTGTCCCTGCTCATTCTGAAGGACCGAGCCCTCCACAAGGCCCCCTACTACTTCCTCCTGGACCTCTGCCTGGCAGACACCATCCGCTCGGCCGTCTGTTTCCCTTTTGTCCTGGTATCTATCAAGAACGGCTCGGCCTGGACCTACAGCGTGCTCAGCTGCAAGATCGTGGCTTTCATGGCCATCCTCTTCTGCTTCCACGCGGCTTTTATGCTCTTCTGCATCAGTGTGACCCGCTACATGGCCATCGCCCACCACCGCTTCTACTCCAAGCGCATGACCTTCTGGACCTGCGTGGCTGTGGTCTGCATGGTGTGGACGCTTTCGGTGGCCATGGCCTTCCCCCCAGTGTTCGACGTGGGCACCTACAAGTTCATCCGCGAGGAGGACCAGTGCATCTTCGAGCACCGCTACTTCAAAGCCAACGACACCCTGGGCTTCATGCTCATGTTGGCCGTCCTCATCCTGGCCACCCACGTGGTCTACATGAAACTGCTGCTGTTCGAGTACAAGCATCGCAAGATGAAGCCCGTCCAGATGGTCCCGGCGATCAGCCAGAACTGGACGTTCCACGGGCCGGGGGCCACTGGCCAAGCAGCCGCCAACTGGATCGCGGGATTTGGGCGCGGCCCCATGCCCCCTACCCTGCTGGGGATCCGGCAGAACGTTCATAACCAGAACCGCCGGCTTCTGGGCATGGAGGAGTTCAAGGCAGAGAAGCGGCTGGGCCGGATGTTCTACGTGATCACGCTGTGTTTCCTGGTCCTATGGTCACCGTACATCGTGGCCTGCTACTGGAGGGTGTTCGTGAAGGCCTGCACCGTACCTCACCGCTACCTGTCCGTCGCAGTGTGGATGAGTTTTGCCCAGGCCGGGGTAAATCCCATCATCTGCTTCTTCCTCAACAAAGACCTCAAGAAAGGTCTTCTGGCTCATCTGCCCCCTTGTTGCAGGACTAAACCCCAACTGCCCCGCGAGCCCTACTGCGTCATGTGA